In Gordonia phthalatica, one genomic interval encodes:
- a CDS encoding nitroreductase family deazaflavin-dependent oxidoreductase, with protein sequence MSETPELSPTDWVREQTEKVLEAGTTDAVELMGMKIVLFTTTGAKSGKKRYTPLMRVEENGKYAMVASRGGAPKHPLWYFNVKANPQVDVQDGDTVKTMTARELPMGAERDHWWELAVAAYPPYAEYQEKTTRVIPVFVLE encoded by the coding sequence ATGAGCGAAACTCCCGAACTGAGCCCCACCGACTGGGTCCGCGAGCAGACCGAGAAGGTCCTCGAGGCAGGCACCACCGACGCCGTCGAACTGATGGGCATGAAGATCGTGCTCTTCACGACCACCGGTGCCAAGTCCGGCAAGAAGCGGTACACCCCGCTGATGCGCGTGGAAGAGAACGGCAAGTACGCGATGGTCGCCTCGCGCGGTGGTGCGCCGAAGCACCCGCTGTGGTACTTCAACGTCAAGGCCAACCCGCAGGTCGACGTGCAGGACGGCGACACCGTCAAGACGATGACCGCCCGTGAGCTGCCCATGGGTGCCGAGCGCGACCACTGGTGGGAGCTGGCCGTCGCCGCGTACCCGCCCTACGCCGAGTACCAGGAGAAGACCACGCGCGTGATTCCGGTGTTCGTCCTGGAGTGA
- a CDS encoding NAD(P)/FAD-dependent oxidoreductase, producing the protein MTQTIDRPAGTGEKTPSERVDAWLERFNTALASGEPAAVAALFVEDSYWRDLVAFTWNLKTVEGHEQITAMLAERQQETAAGGFARTEDATDADGVAEAFIEFETAVGRGDGHLRIREDDDGIDRAWTLLTTLQELKGHEERNGFSRPMGAVHGSDPDPRSWAEKREDEEAELGRAVQPYVLVIGGGQGGIALGARLRQLGVPSIVIDKSDRPGDQWRGRYKTLCLHDPVWYDHLPYLPFPANWPVFAPKDKIGDWLEFYTKVMEVPYWSKTECTSASYDEATGKWTVEVVREGEKMTLHPTQLVLATGMSGKANVPTFPGQDVFAGDQHHSSRHPGPDGYVGKKVVVIGANNSAHDICKALVENGIDTTMVQRSSTHVVKSASLMKIALGGLYSEEAVASGMTTKKADMTFASLPYKIMHQFQIPLYDQIREQDKDYYDRLEKAGFDLDFGDDDSGLFMKYLRRGSGYYIDVGACELVADGTIKLAHGGVDHLTENSVVLSDGTELPADVVVYATGYGSMNGWAADLMGQEVADRVGKVWGLGSDTTKDPGPWEGEQRNMWKPTQQPGLWFHGGNLHQSRHYSLYLALQLKARFEGLDTPVYGLQEVHHLS; encoded by the coding sequence ATGACGCAGACCATCGACCGGCCGGCCGGGACCGGGGAGAAGACCCCCAGCGAACGCGTCGACGCCTGGCTTGAACGCTTCAACACGGCACTCGCGTCGGGTGAGCCCGCGGCTGTCGCCGCGCTGTTCGTCGAAGACTCGTACTGGCGCGACCTGGTCGCGTTCACCTGGAACCTGAAGACCGTCGAGGGTCACGAGCAGATCACCGCGATGCTCGCTGAACGGCAGCAGGAGACCGCGGCCGGCGGCTTCGCCCGCACCGAGGATGCGACCGACGCCGACGGTGTCGCGGAGGCGTTCATCGAGTTCGAGACCGCGGTCGGTCGCGGCGACGGGCACCTGCGCATCCGCGAGGACGACGACGGCATCGACCGCGCGTGGACGCTGCTCACCACGCTGCAGGAGCTCAAGGGCCACGAGGAGCGGAACGGCTTCTCGCGACCGATGGGCGCGGTGCACGGCAGCGATCCGGACCCGCGGTCGTGGGCGGAGAAGCGGGAGGACGAGGAGGCCGAGCTCGGCCGGGCCGTGCAGCCGTACGTCCTCGTCATCGGCGGCGGTCAGGGCGGCATCGCGCTCGGCGCCCGCCTCCGTCAGCTCGGGGTCCCGTCGATCGTCATCGACAAGTCCGACCGCCCCGGCGACCAGTGGCGCGGCCGGTACAAGACCCTCTGCCTGCACGATCCGGTCTGGTACGACCACCTGCCGTACCTGCCGTTCCCGGCCAACTGGCCGGTGTTCGCACCGAAGGACAAGATCGGCGACTGGCTCGAGTTCTACACCAAGGTGATGGAGGTGCCGTACTGGAGCAAGACCGAGTGCACCTCGGCGTCGTACGACGAGGCCACAGGCAAGTGGACCGTCGAGGTGGTCCGCGAGGGCGAGAAGATGACCCTGCATCCGACGCAGTTGGTGCTCGCCACCGGCATGTCCGGCAAGGCCAACGTCCCGACCTTCCCGGGGCAGGACGTCTTCGCCGGCGACCAGCACCATTCCAGCCGGCACCCCGGTCCGGACGGCTACGTCGGCAAGAAGGTCGTCGTCATCGGCGCCAACAACTCGGCGCACGACATCTGCAAGGCCCTCGTCGAGAACGGCATCGACACCACGATGGTGCAGCGGTCGTCGACGCACGTGGTGAAGTCGGCGTCGCTGATGAAGATCGCGCTCGGCGGGCTGTACAGCGAGGAGGCCGTGGCGTCGGGCATGACCACGAAGAAGGCCGACATGACCTTCGCGTCGCTGCCGTACAAGATCATGCACCAGTTCCAGATCCCGCTGTACGACCAGATCCGCGAGCAGGACAAGGACTACTACGACCGCCTCGAGAAGGCCGGCTTCGACCTCGACTTCGGCGACGACGACTCCGGCCTCTTCATGAAGTACCTGCGCCGCGGCTCGGGCTACTACATCGACGTCGGCGCCTGCGAGCTCGTCGCCGACGGCACCATCAAGCTGGCCCACGGCGGCGTCGACCACCTGACGGAGAACTCGGTGGTCCTGTCCGACGGCACCGAGCTCCCGGCCGACGTCGTCGTCTACGCCACCGGCTACGGCTCGATGAACGGGTGGGCCGCCGACCTGATGGGCCAGGAGGTCGCCGACCGCGTCGGCAAGGTGTGGGGCCTCGGCTCGGACACCACCAAGGATCCGGGGCCGTGGGAGGGCGAGCAGCGCAACATGTGGAAGCCCACCCAGCAGCCCGGCCTCTGGTTCCACGGCGGCAACCTGCACCAGTCGCGCCACTACTCGCTGTACTTGGCGCTCCAGCTCAAGGCCCGCTTCGAGGGCCTCGACACTCCGGTCTACGGACTGCAGGAGGTGCACCACTTGAGCTGA
- a CDS encoding CHAP domain-containing protein, with protein sequence MPPKRRNLGIALAVVVLLLCGATVVAVQAGGVNFVTTWWNNRDRAYPDLDTATMSPTQRKIVDVTRAEFDAQPDGTRFSEGVEENWCADFVSWVMREAGVPFENPHSGHWRIPGVYTLTEYYQAQGRFKAADSGYTPKPGDVMLYKKGSAFGQHTNIVLTYSDGRVTTVGGNEWGGHVTVNEFEIRGYVGLVGYGVLP encoded by the coding sequence ATGCCTCCGAAACGTCGCAACCTCGGCATCGCGCTCGCGGTAGTGGTGCTTCTGCTCTGTGGCGCGACGGTCGTCGCGGTGCAGGCGGGCGGCGTGAACTTCGTGACGACCTGGTGGAACAACCGCGACCGCGCCTATCCCGACCTCGACACCGCGACGATGAGTCCGACGCAGCGGAAGATCGTCGACGTGACGCGCGCCGAGTTCGACGCCCAACCCGACGGCACCCGCTTCTCCGAGGGCGTCGAGGAGAACTGGTGCGCGGACTTCGTCAGCTGGGTGATGCGTGAGGCGGGCGTCCCGTTCGAGAACCCGCACTCCGGGCACTGGCGGATCCCCGGCGTCTACACGTTGACCGAGTACTACCAGGCTCAGGGCCGGTTCAAGGCCGCCGACTCCGGCTACACACCCAAACCAGGTGACGTGATGCTCTACAAGAAGGGCAGCGCCTTCGGGCAGCACACCAACATCGTCCTCACCTACTCCGACGGCCGCGTCACGACCGTCGGAGGCAACGAGTGGGGCGGGCACGTGACGGTCAACGAGTTCGAGATCCGCGGATATGTGGGGCTGGTCGGCTACGGGGTGCTGCCGTAG